A stretch of the Chloroflexota bacterium genome encodes the following:
- a CDS encoding DUF4131 domain-containing protein, with protein MMLTALAAAWVTGLLVGWQAAMPIEALVLWCIAGAALWSAGAWRTARPGFIAVGCAAAVLLAVGAWWGERTAQQDVGGGLAPLFVEETVTIQGLVLTDPERDGTSYRFQLGELEWDSAAGPQSIDGRVQVTAQPGAAMALERSAPHVRYGDRLTLTGAVESPPV; from the coding sequence ATGATGCTGACGGCGCTGGCCGCCGCGTGGGTCACCGGCCTCCTGGTAGGCTGGCAGGCCGCGATGCCCATTGAAGCCCTTGTGTTGTGGTGCATCGCGGGCGCGGCCCTTTGGTCCGCCGGGGCATGGCGCACTGCCCGGCCAGGGTTTATCGCCGTGGGCTGCGCCGCGGCCGTGCTCCTCGCCGTAGGCGCATGGTGGGGCGAGCGCACCGCTCAGCAGGATGTCGGTGGCGGCCTCGCTCCCCTCTTCGTGGAGGAGACGGTCACCATCCAAGGCCTCGTCCTCACAGACCCGGAGCGCGACGGCACATCCTACCGCTTCCAGCTGGGCGAGCTGGAGTGGGACTCCGCCGCCGGCCCGCAGTCCATAGATGGTCGAGTCCAGGTCACCGCACAGCCCGGCGCAGCCATGGCCCTGGAGCGATCCGCGCCCCACGTCCGCTACGGCGACCGCCTGACCCTCACCGGAGCCGTAGAATCCCCGCCGGT
- a CDS encoding MBL fold metallo-hydrolase: MPEVELILTGFTSHTDQGRLGFCTVGLIRGDKTIIVDTAHHGRRMMLTSALADRGVSPNDIDMVVLTHAHWDHVQNVDVFKNAQVAVGADELEYVKDPHPTDWATSGYFLDMLSRRDVLAVTDGQELAPGVRILGTPGHSRGHVSVVAETPAGSVALTGDALTAADCVETGVPFLVFWDKESAAQSVRRLLDNAAIFYPGHDRPFRLHDDGTVEYLGGDKDFRIFQYLGKGNGEVVVTISGEPVRSTHVVR, encoded by the coding sequence ATGCCGGAAGTTGAGCTGATTCTGACGGGGTTCACGTCACACACGGATCAGGGGCGTCTCGGCTTCTGCACTGTCGGCCTAATCCGCGGCGACAAGACCATCATCGTCGACACAGCCCACCACGGCCGCCGCATGATGCTGACCAGCGCCCTCGCCGACCGCGGCGTCTCGCCCAACGACATTGACATGGTCGTGCTGACCCACGCCCACTGGGACCATGTCCAGAACGTGGACGTCTTCAAGAACGCGCAGGTCGCCGTCGGCGCCGACGAGCTCGAGTACGTGAAGGACCCGCACCCCACGGACTGGGCCACCTCGGGCTACTTCCTCGACATGCTCAGCCGCCGAGACGTCCTCGCCGTCACCGACGGCCAGGAGTTGGCCCCGGGCGTGCGCATCCTCGGCACGCCGGGACACTCGAGGGGCCACGTCTCCGTCGTCGCCGAGACTCCCGCTGGCTCCGTCGCCCTCACCGGCGACGCCCTCACCGCCGCCGACTGCGTCGAGACTGGGGTGCCCTTCCTCGTCTTCTGGGACAAGGAGTCGGCGGCCCAGAGTGTCCGGCGTCTCCTCGACAATGCCGCCATCTTCTACCCCGGCCACGATCGTCCCTTCCGCCTCCACGACGACGGCACGGTCGAGTACCTCGGCGGCGACAAGGACTTCCGCATTTTCCAGTACCTGGGCAAGGGCAACGGTGAGGTCGTCGTGACCATCTCTGGCGAGCCTGTGCGCTCGACGCACGTTGTCCGGTAG
- a CDS encoding helix-hairpin-helix domain-containing protein, whose translation MTQEKPDGGLGAQGIDRWMPLALVLLFILALAGGIVLLVQRGNGGGVEVALPQATPTPTLQAYVAGAVGRPGVYTFSDGDRLVDLLRMAGGPVEDADTSGLNMALRIRDEGHYYVPAIGETPPVTSSAAVSEAGGVIDLNEATAQQLEALPGIGAVKAHTIVEHRESVGRFAGVEELLQVAGIGPATLNGIRDRVTVR comes from the coding sequence TTGACACAGGAAAAGCCGGACGGCGGCCTGGGCGCGCAGGGCATCGACAGGTGGATGCCGCTAGCCCTGGTCCTCCTCTTCATACTGGCCCTTGCGGGTGGCATCGTGTTGCTGGTGCAGCGGGGGAATGGCGGTGGCGTGGAGGTGGCGCTGCCCCAAGCCACGCCGACGCCCACTCTGCAGGCGTATGTGGCTGGAGCGGTGGGCCGCCCAGGCGTCTACACGTTCTCCGACGGCGATCGCCTCGTCGACCTCCTGCGGATGGCCGGCGGCCCTGTCGAGGACGCCGACACCTCCGGCCTCAACATGGCCCTCCGCATCCGGGACGAGGGCCACTACTACGTCCCGGCCATAGGCGAGACGCCGCCGGTGACGTCTTCCGCCGCAGTCTCAGAGGCCGGTGGCGTCATCGACCTGAACGAGGCGACGGCGCAGCAGCTTGAGGCGCTCCCCGGCATCGGTGCAGTGAAGGCGCACACCATTGTCGAGCACCGCGAGAGCGTCGGCCGATTCGCCGGCGTGGAGGAATTGCTCCAGGTGGCAGGCATCGGCCCGGCCACGTTGAACGGCATCAGAGACCGCGTTACGGTGCGGTGA
- a CDS encoding TIGR03086 family metal-binding protein, whose translation MTTDATPPMEDRGKLLSQAIDAIRAVAANVSGDQWDAQSPCTEWKARDVVNHVVGGTSMLAALFEGKTWEEASGSSQSIPEGGDPLAALDAATGAAKEAVGKPGAMEQEIQFARGPMPGAGFATLMFTDTLIHAWDLAKATGQDATLPSELVEASYAIVLPRKGQMPAPAFAAEVEVAEDAGTQTKLLAMLGRDAGWSG comes from the coding sequence ATGACGACCGATGCAACGCCGCCAATGGAAGACCGAGGGAAGCTCCTTTCGCAGGCCATTGACGCGATACGCGCGGTGGCCGCGAACGTGAGCGGCGACCAATGGGACGCGCAATCGCCGTGCACCGAGTGGAAGGCCCGGGACGTGGTCAACCACGTTGTGGGCGGCACGTCCATGCTGGCCGCACTGTTCGAGGGGAAGACGTGGGAGGAGGCCTCCGGGAGCAGCCAGAGCATCCCGGAGGGCGGCGACCCACTGGCGGCGCTCGACGCGGCGACCGGTGCGGCCAAGGAGGCAGTCGGCAAGCCGGGGGCGATGGAGCAAGAGATCCAGTTCGCGCGGGGGCCGATGCCGGGGGCGGGCTTTGCGACGCTGATGTTCACGGACACCCTCATCCACGCCTGGGACCTGGCCAAGGCCACGGGGCAGGACGCGACGCTGCCCTCGGAGCTGGTGGAGGCGTCATACGCCATCGTGCTGCCGCGGAAGGGGCAGATGCCGGCGCCTGCCTTCGCTGCGGAGGTAGAAGTGGCGGAGGACGCGGGCACGCAGACCAAGCTGCTGGCGATGCTGGGCCGGGACGCAGGCTGGTCGGGGTAG